Proteins co-encoded in one Cytophaga hutchinsonii ATCC 33406 genomic window:
- the uvrA gene encoding excinuclease ABC subunit UvrA: MKGTNVAKKEYALDIESLDPKQFIIIKGARVHNLKNIDVAIPRNKLVVITGLSGSGKSSLAFDTLFAEGQRMYVESLSSYARQFLGRMEKPEVDYIKGVSPAIAIEQKVNSRNPRSTVGTTTEIYDYLKLLFARVGHTISPISGNEVKKNSVTDVVDWIFNHAEGTRFMVLAPFKAKHDRKSFEELQVLLQKGFTRLYLNDEVIHIEELIEKGAKALPAKADAWILIDRNSVNKTEEDAAFRVSDSVQTAFYEGDGDCRIIVPEKETLDFCDRFEADGITFEEPSANFFSFNNPFGACKTCEGFGHVLGIDEDLVIPDKSLSVYEGAIAPWRGDKMSEWLKPLIKSGIKFDFPIHRAIQDLSPEQRQLLWDGNKYFEGLHAFFAYLETQTYKIQYRVMLSRFRGRTSCPDCRGTRLRKDASYVKVAKKSITDIVLMPVTEALQFFSDLKLQKGEEKIAERLLKEITNRLSYLEKVGLGYLTLNRLTASLSGGEFQRIKLATSLGSALVGSMYVLDEPSIGLHPRDTGKLIEVLKMLRDMGNTVIVVEHEEEVMRAADQIIDIGPDAGIHGGKLMFQGVIDDMLTHSGSYTTDYLTNRSSIEVPKHRRKWNSFIEIKGARENNLKNINVKFPLHTFTVVTGVSGSGKSTLVKKILFPSLQKLFGFSGEFTGKFDRMDGDIREVTQIEFVDQNPIGKSSRSNPVTYVKAYDLIRNLYAEQGLSKSRAYKPGHFSFNVEGGRCEMCQGEGIVTVEMQFMADVHLTCEACNGKRFKQEILEVKYNDKSISDILDMTIEESLTFFKDKPKLIEKLQPLSDVGLGYVHLGQSSSSLSGGEAQRVKLASFLGKSPEENNEHILFLFDEPTTGLHFHDIRKLLDSIQALVNKGNSVIVIEHNMEMIKCADWIIDIGPEGGNGGGDVIFEGTPEEMIKCKKGYTAKYLREKLK; encoded by the coding sequence ATGAAAGGAACAAACGTGGCAAAAAAAGAATACGCGCTCGATATAGAATCATTAGACCCAAAGCAATTCATCATCATTAAAGGTGCACGCGTGCACAATCTAAAAAATATTGATGTTGCCATCCCCAGAAATAAACTGGTCGTTATTACCGGCCTTTCAGGCTCAGGAAAATCTTCCCTAGCCTTTGATACGCTTTTTGCAGAAGGTCAGCGTATGTATGTTGAAAGCTTAAGTTCCTATGCGCGCCAGTTCCTGGGCAGAATGGAAAAGCCGGAAGTTGATTACATCAAAGGTGTGTCGCCGGCTATTGCCATTGAACAAAAGGTAAATTCCCGTAACCCCCGCTCTACGGTAGGTACCACAACAGAGATCTATGATTATCTGAAATTATTATTCGCGCGCGTGGGCCATACAATCTCACCTATTAGCGGTAATGAAGTGAAAAAAAATTCTGTGACTGATGTCGTCGACTGGATTTTTAACCACGCAGAAGGTACACGTTTTATGGTGCTGGCGCCATTCAAAGCAAAACACGACAGGAAATCATTTGAAGAGCTGCAGGTTCTTTTACAGAAAGGATTTACGCGTTTATACCTGAATGACGAAGTAATACACATTGAAGAGCTGATAGAAAAAGGAGCGAAAGCCTTACCTGCAAAAGCAGATGCATGGATTTTAATTGACCGGAATTCGGTAAATAAAACCGAAGAAGATGCAGCGTTCAGGGTTTCCGATTCTGTACAGACCGCATTTTATGAAGGAGACGGAGATTGCAGAATCATTGTACCTGAAAAAGAAACACTGGATTTTTGTGATCGCTTCGAAGCAGATGGTATTACATTTGAAGAACCTTCCGCAAACTTTTTCAGCTTTAACAATCCATTCGGTGCCTGTAAAACGTGCGAAGGTTTCGGCCATGTACTGGGCATTGATGAAGACCTTGTTATTCCCGACAAATCGTTATCGGTATATGAAGGTGCAATAGCACCATGGCGCGGAGATAAAATGAGTGAATGGTTAAAGCCATTGATCAAAAGCGGAATAAAATTTGATTTTCCGATTCATAGAGCTATACAAGATCTTTCACCTGAACAGCGTCAATTGCTCTGGGATGGAAATAAATATTTTGAAGGCTTGCACGCATTTTTTGCGTATTTAGAAACACAGACATATAAAATCCAATACCGCGTAATGCTTTCGCGTTTCAGAGGCCGTACAAGCTGCCCCGACTGCCGTGGCACACGTCTGCGTAAGGATGCATCGTATGTAAAGGTTGCAAAGAAATCTATTACAGATATTGTATTAATGCCTGTTACAGAAGCGTTGCAATTTTTCTCTGATCTGAAACTTCAAAAAGGAGAAGAAAAAATTGCAGAACGTTTATTAAAAGAAATCACAAACCGCTTATCCTATTTAGAAAAAGTAGGATTGGGTTATTTAACCTTAAACCGCTTAACGGCATCTCTTTCCGGAGGTGAATTCCAGCGTATCAAGCTGGCAACATCACTTGGCAGTGCTCTTGTCGGATCTATGTATGTATTGGATGAGCCAAGTATTGGTTTGCACCCGCGTGATACAGGCAAGCTCATCGAAGTATTGAAAATGCTTCGCGATATGGGCAACACGGTTATTGTAGTTGAACACGAAGAAGAAGTAATGCGTGCCGCGGACCAGATCATTGATATTGGCCCCGATGCTGGTATTCACGGCGGAAAGCTGATGTTCCAGGGTGTGATTGACGACATGTTAACACACAGCGGATCATACACGACAGATTATTTAACTAACCGCTCTTCTATTGAAGTACCCAAACACAGGAGAAAATGGAATTCATTTATTGAAATAAAAGGGGCACGCGAAAATAATTTAAAGAATATTAATGTGAAGTTTCCTTTACACACATTTACTGTTGTGACAGGCGTAAGTGGTTCAGGAAAATCAACCTTGGTGAAGAAAATTTTATTTCCGTCTTTACAAAAACTCTTCGGGTTCTCCGGTGAATTTACAGGTAAGTTCGACCGTATGGATGGCGATATCCGTGAGGTTACACAGATTGAATTTGTAGATCAGAATCCGATCGGCAAATCTTCCCGTTCAAATCCGGTAACCTATGTGAAAGCCTATGATCTGATCCGGAACTTATATGCGGAGCAAGGTTTGTCGAAATCGCGTGCCTATAAACCAGGCCACTTCTCGTTTAACGTTGAAGGCGGCAGATGTGAAATGTGCCAGGGAGAAGGCATCGTAACGGTTGAAATGCAATTCATGGCAGACGTACATCTGACCTGTGAAGCGTGTAACGGGAAACGTTTTAAACAGGAAATTTTAGAAGTAAAATACAACGACAAAAGCATTTCAGACATTTTAGATATGACGATTGAAGAAAGTTTAACCTTCTTCAAAGACAAACCTAAACTGATTGAAAAACTGCAGCCCTTATCAGACGTGGGTTTAGGTTATGTACACTTAGGACAATCTTCCAGTTCCCTATCGGGCGGAGAAGCACAACGTGTAAAACTTGCTTCTTTCCTTGGCAAATCACCGGAAGAAAACAACGAACATATACTGTTCCTGTTTGATGAGCCCACAACAGGATTGCATTTCCATGACATCCGTAAATTACTGGATTCCATTCAGGCATTGGTGAATAAAGGAAATTCTGTGATTGTGATCGAACACAATATGGAAATGATCAAATGTGCTGACTGGATCATTGACATTGGCCCCGAAGGCGGTAACGGCGGCGGTGACGTAATATTTGAAGGCACACCCGAAGAGATGATTAAGTGCAAAAAAGGATATACCGCAAAATACCTGCGGGAAAAATTAAAATAA
- a CDS encoding DMT family transporter: protein MNFTTFIMLAIAGIAVAFQAGVNGALGKQIGTIEAAFTSFFTGTIVLFITLLIMRKGDIFFWKELPWWQLTGGLLGAFYVMTSVLLVPKIGIGSVLLILIIAQLSTSALIDHFGVFTGVPIQIGWRKLCAMVLMFLALYLFYKK from the coding sequence ATGAATTTTACAACCTTTATCATGCTGGCAATTGCCGGAATCGCTGTTGCCTTCCAGGCAGGCGTTAACGGCGCATTAGGAAAACAGATCGGTACGATTGAAGCGGCTTTTACGTCTTTCTTTACCGGTACCATTGTGCTTTTTATTACACTGCTGATTATGCGTAAGGGAGACATTTTCTTTTGGAAAGAATTGCCCTGGTGGCAGCTTACGGGTGGCTTGCTTGGCGCGTTTTATGTTATGACAAGCGTGCTGCTTGTACCTAAAATTGGCATAGGTAGTGTGTTACTGATTTTAATTATTGCACAGCTTTCAACAAGTGCACTCATCGATCATTTTGGTGTCTTTACAGGTGTTCCCATACAGATTGGGTGGAGAAAACTATGCGCGATGGTACTGATGTTTCTGGCGTTGTATTTATTTTATAAAAAGTAA
- a CDS encoding TPM domain-containing protein, with translation MNRNLLLLLCSLFCFIAIGKPSDFPPVPNPPKLINDFAGMLSPAEVAELERKVNTFNDSTSIEISVVIITNLGDYDIAEYAFQLGALWGIGKDKKDNGVLLLISKENRKAFIATGYGMEGVLPDARCKRIIQAELIPQFKRSNYFNGINFTIDAIMRYSKNEYTADPVAANANRIKPAYVLLFIIGVIILVSFLNRNNNSGSNRGGNNGGYGSGGGGLLGGLLGGAIGSGYRGRSYGGGFGSGSSGGGFGGFGGGGFGGGGAGGDW, from the coding sequence ATGAATCGTAATTTACTTCTTCTGCTGTGTTCGCTCTTTTGCTTTATAGCTATTGGCAAACCATCCGATTTCCCTCCTGTTCCTAATCCACCAAAGCTGATCAATGATTTTGCAGGTATGCTTAGCCCTGCTGAAGTAGCTGAACTGGAACGCAAAGTAAATACGTTCAATGATTCTACTTCCATTGAAATTTCTGTCGTTATAATCACCAATCTGGGTGATTATGATATTGCAGAGTATGCTTTTCAATTGGGTGCCTTATGGGGTATTGGAAAGGATAAAAAAGACAATGGCGTATTATTGCTCATTTCAAAAGAAAACAGAAAAGCATTCATTGCAACCGGTTACGGAATGGAAGGCGTATTGCCTGATGCACGCTGCAAACGTATCATTCAGGCCGAATTAATTCCGCAGTTTAAGCGCAGCAATTATTTTAATGGTATAAATTTTACCATTGATGCCATTATGCGTTATTCAAAAAATGAATATACTGCAGACCCTGTTGCTGCAAACGCAAACCGTATCAAACCTGCATATGTGCTTTTATTTATCATTGGTGTTATAATTCTGGTTTCCTTTTTAAACCGTAACAATAATAGCGGCAGCAATCGCGGTGGAAACAATGGAGGTTACGGCAGTGGCGGCGGTGGCCTGCTTGGCGGCTTACTCGGAGGTGCTATAGGTAGTGGGTACAGAGGACGAAGTTACGGCGGTGGCTTTGGTAGTGGCAGCAGCGGTGGTGGATTCGGAGGTTTTGGCGGCGGCGGATTCGGAGGTGGCGGTGCAGGCGGAGACTGGTAG
- the asnB gene encoding asparagine synthase (glutamine-hydrolyzing) — translation MCGINIIIDKKGVLTSREIQSMNQAILYRGPDHSDFVSFQFKQQQIFIGNNRLKIIDRNTLSNQPYNSIDKRYSLTFNGAIYNYKELKQQLPAMEWQTESDTEVLLNWMIVHGLSGLPELNGMFAFAFYDRQQHALIIARDPSGIKPLYYYNDDDYFIASSEIKGILASGLVKKEFNSNQVSHYLQFKYVPKPFTFYKNIFELNEATFIKIDEYDFKIKRFESPSVIKPNTLTNQQLIETCDQLIENAVKHHLVADVPVGLYLSGGIDSTLLLSKIRKLGHLNFPTFTIANSSREQAFGTRDFEFARLASKLYNSDHHEVSVHAEMLQDLPAFVSMIDQPIGDSALFLTHILSKEAGQHVRVALNGAGADELFAGYNRHSAYKSYLNNLLHKNLAITLIKSTYNILPDGGNHSLKKVFRLWNKFTGMMDVDPIKTCHNFSSSEYFIEKNTSIEVDDKSYEDLSYYLYYCLRNDRTKYLISDILALTDKMTMRSSIEARVPYLDQELRRFVESLDPSVLLKNGRKWILKEVLLRNGGETFLNRPKEGFGMPFGYWLKLPVNKNFVEKLTNKNHPIYEWVPYQTIKNLVDWHLGSKRDCSSELWSVLLLMHWYEKEF, via the coding sequence TTGTGTGGAATTAACATCATAATTGACAAGAAAGGCGTTTTAACAAGCCGCGAGATTCAATCCATGAATCAGGCAATATTATATCGAGGTCCTGACCACTCTGATTTTGTATCCTTTCAATTTAAACAACAACAAATCTTTATTGGCAATAACCGATTGAAAATTATTGATCGGAATACACTTTCCAATCAACCGTATAATTCAATTGATAAGCGTTATTCGTTAACCTTTAACGGTGCGATATATAATTACAAAGAATTAAAGCAGCAGTTGCCTGCTATGGAATGGCAAACAGAATCGGATACAGAAGTTCTGTTAAACTGGATGATTGTTCATGGTTTATCTGGTCTGCCTGAATTAAATGGCATGTTTGCCTTTGCCTTTTATGACCGGCAGCAGCATGCACTTATAATTGCCCGTGATCCGAGCGGCATTAAACCTTTGTACTATTACAACGATGATGATTATTTTATTGCATCTTCTGAGATCAAAGGGATTCTTGCCAGCGGTTTAGTAAAAAAAGAATTTAATTCGAATCAGGTAAGCCATTATTTACAGTTTAAATATGTACCGAAGCCGTTTACCTTTTATAAAAATATTTTTGAACTGAATGAAGCAACATTCATTAAAATCGATGAATATGATTTTAAGATCAAACGCTTTGAGTCACCTTCAGTAATTAAACCCAATACACTTACCAACCAGCAGCTGATAGAAACCTGTGATCAGCTTATTGAAAATGCTGTTAAACATCATCTTGTGGCCGATGTGCCTGTTGGTTTGTACCTAAGCGGCGGCATAGATTCAACACTTCTGCTTTCAAAAATCCGCAAACTCGGGCATTTAAATTTTCCTACATTCACCATTGCTAACAGTTCAAGGGAACAAGCATTTGGCACACGTGATTTTGAATTTGCGCGTTTAGCTTCTAAGTTGTATAATTCAGACCACCACGAAGTTTCTGTTCATGCAGAAATGCTTCAGGATCTTCCTGCATTTGTATCCATGATTGATCAGCCTATTGGTGATTCAGCATTATTTTTAACACACATCTTATCTAAAGAAGCCGGACAGCATGTGCGTGTTGCATTGAATGGTGCAGGTGCAGACGAGCTCTTTGCTGGGTATAACAGACACAGTGCATATAAAAGTTACCTGAATAATCTGCTGCATAAAAATCTTGCGATAACCCTTATTAAAAGCACCTACAACATTTTGCCGGATGGCGGCAACCATTCGCTTAAAAAAGTATTCAGGCTTTGGAATAAATTCACGGGCATGATGGATGTTGATCCAATCAAAACGTGTCACAATTTTTCGTCTTCAGAATATTTCATTGAAAAAAATACTTCTATAGAGGTTGATGATAAGTCGTATGAAGACCTTTCTTACTATTTGTATTACTGCTTGCGGAACGACCGGACCAAATATCTGATCTCGGACATCCTTGCATTAACAGATAAGATGACCATGCGTTCTTCTATTGAAGCGCGTGTCCCTTACCTGGACCAGGAACTACGAAGGTTTGTAGAAAGTTTAGACCCTTCTGTCTTATTAAAGAACGGACGGAAGTGGATTCTTAAAGAAGTGCTGTTGCGTAACGGAGGAGAAACTTTTTTAAACCGTCCGAAAGAAGGTTTTGGAATGCCATTTGGTTATTGGCTAAAGCTGCCGGTTAATAAAAATTTTGTTGAAAAGCTGACTAATAAAAATCACCCGATCTATGAATGGGTCCCTTATCAAACCATCAAAAATCTTGTTGACTGGCATTTGGGCAGTAAGCGCGACTGTTCTTCTGAATTGTGGTCAGTACTTTTATTGATGCATTGGTATGAAAAAGAATTCTGA
- a CDS encoding LysE family translocator, with amino-acid sequence MLLINHFFLGFIISFIGTIPPSTFNLLAIKRATSTGLRKAMTFACGAVLIEFFYCFFAVIFSRYFLANKAISDIIELIAVPVFLLLAYMFLTKKHVEPTPNEQQPKGSTDFVQGLFIGIINPTQITFWLGYSTYFISTGWLKEELLFMTTFVVGVCAGSLVMLFIYAYYCKKWFYGNTPKLFTEKVLNKIVGFIFIGLSLMQLGKLIWQHWSSKI; translated from the coding sequence ATGCTGCTTATCAACCACTTTTTTCTTGGCTTTATTATAAGCTTCATTGGTACAATTCCTCCTTCAACATTTAATTTACTCGCAATCAAGCGGGCTACATCAACCGGTCTGCGTAAAGCCATGACGTTTGCATGCGGTGCAGTATTGATAGAGTTTTTCTATTGTTTCTTTGCTGTTATTTTTTCAAGGTATTTTCTGGCCAACAAAGCCATTAGCGATATCATAGAACTTATTGCTGTACCCGTTTTTTTGCTGCTGGCTTACATGTTCCTTACAAAAAAACATGTTGAACCGACACCGAACGAGCAACAGCCAAAGGGTTCAACAGATTTTGTCCAGGGATTATTTATAGGCATTATTAACCCAACACAAATAACTTTCTGGCTGGGTTACAGTACCTATTTTATAAGCACCGGCTGGTTAAAAGAAGAGCTCCTATTCATGACAACCTTTGTAGTAGGCGTATGTGCAGGCAGCCTGGTAATGTTGTTTATTTATGCGTATTACTGTAAAAAATGGTTCTATGGAAATACACCGAAATTATTTACGGAAAAAGTGCTGAATAAAATTGTCGGTTTTATTTTTATTGGATTATCCTTAATGCAGTTGGGAAAGCTGATTTGGCAGCATTGGAGCAGTAAAATTTGA
- a CDS encoding RNA polymerase sigma factor has translation MKNAAISDSTLVSQYIQGNEEAFAELIKRHKSKVYSTIYLIVKDRYLAEDLLQDVFIKVIHKMKGGQYNDEGKFLPWVVRIAHNLAIDYFRRNKRYPTIVMDEGMNIFNSLNFSEDSTESIQIKGENEALIRSLIHKLPESQREVVLMRHFSDMSFQEIADSTGVSINTALGRMRYALINLRKELTKQPKPIVYDKNVYPK, from the coding sequence ATGAAAAACGCAGCTATTAGTGATTCCACATTGGTTTCACAATATATCCAAGGTAACGAAGAGGCTTTTGCAGAACTCATAAAAAGGCACAAATCAAAAGTTTACTCTACTATTTATTTAATTGTGAAAGATCGCTACCTGGCAGAAGATCTTTTGCAGGATGTGTTTATTAAGGTCATTCATAAAATGAAAGGTGGCCAGTACAACGACGAGGGCAAATTTTTACCTTGGGTCGTCCGTATCGCGCATAATTTAGCCATTGATTATTTCAGACGTAATAAAAGATATCCAACAATCGTTATGGATGAAGGAATGAATATATTCAACTCACTTAACTTTTCTGAAGATTCTACGGAATCTATACAGATAAAAGGTGAGAATGAAGCGTTAATCCGTTCTTTGATCCACAAACTACCTGAAAGCCAGCGTGAAGTTGTTTTAATGAGACACTTTTCGGACATGAGTTTTCAGGAAATTGCGGACTCTACAGGTGTTAGTATTAATACGGCACTCGGAAGGATGCGATACGCTTTAATCAACCTCCGCAAGGAGCTGACAAAGCAACCAAAGCCGATTGTGTATGATAAAAACGTTTACCCAAAATGA
- the nth gene encoding endonuclease III produces the protein MQRKERFEKFLDYFSTHSPEPETELVYSNPYELLVAVSLSAQCTDKRVNLTTPALFNRYPDAASLAKATSDEVFHYIRSISYPNNKAKHLVGMAQMLMKDFNGEVPDTVEDLVKLPGVGRKTANVIASVIWQQPTMAVDTHVYRVSRRIGLVPQTATTPLAVEKQLMKYIPTALVHKAHHWLILHGRYTCLARTPKCEVCPVTEICMWYSKNKKKLVN, from the coding sequence ATGCAACGCAAAGAACGATTTGAAAAATTCTTAGATTATTTCTCTACCCATTCACCCGAACCAGAAACAGAGCTCGTATATTCAAATCCATACGAGCTCCTGGTTGCGGTGAGTTTAAGTGCCCAATGTACAGACAAGCGTGTAAACCTTACAACGCCTGCACTTTTTAACCGCTACCCCGACGCAGCTTCTTTAGCCAAAGCCACTTCAGACGAAGTGTTTCATTATATCCGCAGCATTTCCTATCCGAACAATAAAGCAAAACACCTGGTAGGTATGGCTCAGATGTTGATGAAAGATTTTAATGGTGAAGTACCTGATACCGTTGAAGACCTTGTAAAACTGCCTGGTGTAGGCCGTAAAACAGCTAATGTCATTGCCAGTGTTATCTGGCAGCAGCCTACCATGGCTGTTGACACACATGTATACCGTGTTTCACGCAGGATAGGCCTGGTGCCTCAAACAGCAACCACACCGCTGGCGGTAGAAAAACAGCTCATGAAATACATCCCTACTGCGCTCGTACACAAAGCACATCACTGGTTAATACTACACGGGCGCTACACATGTCTGGCACGTACACCCAAATGTGAGGTCTGCCCTGTTACAGAGATCTGCATGTGGTATTCGAAAAATAAAAAGAAACTTGTAAACTAA
- a CDS encoding TPM domain-containing protein — protein sequence MPINFFNSEEKAAINDSIHKAEKQTSGEIRLHVENQCAYDVLDRAADVFAQLGMHKTELKNGVLFYLSIKDRKFAILGDAGINTKVPAGFWDSVKELVLEHFKTGAYAKGLCAGIEKAGSKLSEHFPYSNNDINELSNEISFNKN from the coding sequence ATGCCAATCAACTTTTTCAATTCAGAAGAAAAGGCTGCTATTAATGATTCCATTCATAAAGCAGAGAAGCAGACCTCCGGAGAAATCCGGCTTCACGTTGAAAATCAATGTGCCTATGATGTGCTGGACCGGGCTGCCGATGTGTTTGCACAGCTTGGTATGCATAAAACAGAACTTAAGAACGGCGTACTTTTCTATCTTTCTATTAAAGACAGAAAGTTCGCTATTCTTGGGGACGCCGGCATCAATACAAAGGTTCCGGCTGGCTTCTGGGATTCTGTTAAAGAACTTGTTCTGGAACATTTCAAAACGGGTGCTTATGCCAAGGGCTTGTGCGCCGGCATAGAAAAAGCCGGCTCTAAGCTTAGTGAGCATTTTCCTTATTCTAATAATGACATAAATGAGCTTTCGAATGAAATCTCTTTTAATAAGAATTAA
- a CDS encoding LemA family protein, with product MKRFLKIPFYLLILSLFSSCGYNTMIEKQEAVDGAWAQVDVQYQRRNDLIGNLVETVKGYAKYEQETLTKVVEARASATQVVVKADQLTEENIEKYQQAQGQLTSALSKLLSVTENYPDLKANEGFNDLRAELSGTENRIAVARKNFNEAVQTYNVTIRTFPNNIIAGMSGFEKKGYFKSEAGADKPVDVKF from the coding sequence ATGAAACGTTTTTTAAAAATCCCGTTCTACTTACTTATTCTTTCTCTATTCAGTTCTTGTGGTTACAATACCATGATCGAAAAACAAGAAGCTGTTGATGGCGCATGGGCACAGGTTGACGTACAATACCAACGCCGCAATGACCTTATAGGCAACCTGGTTGAAACAGTAAAAGGATATGCAAAATACGAACAGGAAACGTTAACTAAAGTTGTTGAAGCACGTGCTTCTGCAACACAGGTTGTTGTTAAAGCAGATCAACTGACAGAAGAAAACATTGAAAAGTATCAGCAGGCACAAGGCCAGTTAACTTCTGCCTTAAGCAAATTGTTGTCTGTAACAGAAAACTATCCGGACTTAAAAGCGAATGAAGGTTTCAATGATTTACGTGCTGAATTAAGCGGTACAGAAAACAGAATAGCGGTTGCCAGAAAAAATTTCAACGAAGCTGTACAAACGTATAACGTAACCATCCGCACTTTCCCGAACAACATCATTGCCGGCATGTCAGGCTTCGAGAAAAAAGGTTATTTCAAATCTGAAGCAGGTGCAGACAAACCTGTTGACGTGAAATTCTAA